Proteins encoded together in one Janthinobacterium tructae window:
- the fdx gene encoding ISC system 2Fe-2S type ferredoxin, with protein MPTITVLPHPELAPEGAVFDAPEKMSICDALLLNKIDMEHACGQVGACSTCHVVVLQGFESLNELGDNEEDMLDQAWGLQPHSRLSCQARLAQEDLTVELPRYTLNHAKE; from the coding sequence ATGCCCACCATCACCGTCCTGCCCCATCCCGAGCTGGCCCCCGAGGGCGCCGTGTTCGACGCGCCCGAGAAAATGAGTATTTGCGACGCTTTGCTGCTCAACAAGATTGACATGGAACATGCCTGCGGTCAGGTGGGCGCCTGCTCCACCTGCCACGTGGTCGTGCTGCAGGGTTTCGAGTCGCTCAATGAATTGGGCGACAATGAAGAAGACATGCTCGACCAGGCCTGGGGCTTGCAGCCCCACTCGCGCCTGTCGTGCCAGGCGCGCCTGGCGCAGGAAGACCTGACGGTGGAGCTGCCCAGGTACACCCTCAACCACGCCAAGGAATAG
- a CDS encoding DUF6331 family protein, producing the protein MTERDRQYDIQIGDDAWIEFIDLDGRYAQAIDIDALLDGLWPLICRLETHCVAGCCGMDAYDFTREGVATALLELDRAQLHAACMAAKEAVTAAASDVLTSATMNHFADKRVFLQLLEHLDECITAQDCAGA; encoded by the coding sequence ATGACCGAACGCGACCGCCAGTACGATATCCAGATCGGCGACGACGCCTGGATCGAATTCATCGATCTTGACGGCCGCTATGCCCAGGCGATCGACATCGATGCCTTGCTCGATGGGCTGTGGCCGCTGATCTGCCGCCTGGAAACGCATTGCGTGGCCGGCTGCTGCGGCATGGATGCCTACGACTTCACGCGCGAAGGTGTCGCTACGGCGCTGCTGGAACTGGATCGCGCACAACTACATGCCGCCTGCATGGCAGCCAAGGAGGCCGTGACGGCCGCTGCCAGCGATGTATTGACGAGTGCCACGATGAATCACTTTGCCGATAAACGCGTGTTCCTGCAATTGCTCGAGCATCTGGACGAGTGCATCACCGCGCAGGATTGCGCGGGGGCTTGA
- the lpxO gene encoding lipid A hydroxylase LpxO: MKWALLGIFVFSVLHIHFRGKVRLPFRRQIFDHSSFMAPLNLFMHTFSKVPATPYLSVDQFPELAPLQQNWQIIRDEALRMQEMKKIKAAEKNNDVGFNSFFKYGWKRFYLKWYDANHPSAQQMCPQTYALLQSIPSIKAAMFAELPQGGKLNPHRDPFAGSLRYHLGLQTPNDDRCFIDVDGERHSWRDGQAVMFDETYIHWARNDADSDRIILFCDIERPMRYRWAQGLNRWLGRTLMTAAASPNELGDQVGGVSKLFQISWTMGQYRRRFKAWNKTAYQLTRVVLVVGVIALIYFI, from the coding sequence ATGAAGTGGGCCTTGCTGGGCATTTTTGTGTTTTCTGTTTTACATATTCATTTTCGTGGCAAGGTACGCCTGCCGTTTCGCCGCCAGATCTTCGATCACTCCTCGTTCATGGCGCCGCTGAACCTGTTCATGCACACCTTTTCCAAGGTACCGGCCACGCCATATCTTTCCGTCGATCAATTTCCGGAACTGGCGCCGCTGCAGCAGAACTGGCAAATCATCCGTGATGAAGCGCTGCGCATGCAGGAAATGAAAAAGATCAAGGCGGCGGAAAAGAACAATGACGTGGGCTTCAACTCCTTCTTCAAATATGGCTGGAAGCGTTTCTACCTGAAATGGTATGACGCGAATCACCCCTCGGCACAGCAGATGTGTCCGCAAACCTATGCGCTGCTGCAATCGATTCCCTCGATCAAGGCGGCCATGTTCGCGGAACTGCCGCAAGGCGGCAAGCTCAACCCCCACCGCGACCCGTTCGCCGGTTCCCTGCGCTACCACCTGGGCTTGCAGACGCCGAACGACGACCGCTGCTTCATCGACGTCGATGGCGAACGCCACAGCTGGCGCGACGGCCAGGCCGTGATGTTCGATGAAACGTATATCCACTGGGCCCGCAACGATGCGGACAGCGACCGCATCATCCTGTTCTGCGACATCGAGCGCCCGATGCGCTACCGTTGGGCGCAAGGACTGAACCGCTGGCTGGGGCGCACCCTGATGACGGCCGCCGCCTCGCCCAACGAACTGGGCGACCAGGTGGGTGGCGTGAGCAAACTGTTCCAGATTTCCTGGACCATGGGCCAGTACCGCCGCCGCTTCAAGGCGTGGAACAAGACAGCCTACCAGCTCACCCGCGTGGTCCTGGTGGTGGGCGTCATCGCGCTGATCTACTTTATCTAG
- a CDS encoding hotdog fold thioesterase — MEIWHAPLDLATLNAASEGTAMRHLGIEFTAFGPDWIEATMPVDRRTMQPFKLLHGGASVLLAETLGSMAANACLDNRRHVSVGQEINANHVRGVRGGLVTGRATPIHRGRSSQVWEIRIVDDGGKLCCISRITMAVIDAP; from the coding sequence ATGGAAATCTGGCACGCACCGCTCGACCTGGCCACGCTCAACGCCGCCAGCGAGGGCACGGCCATGCGCCACCTGGGCATCGAATTCACGGCCTTCGGCCCCGACTGGATCGAGGCGACCATGCCCGTCGACCGCCGCACCATGCAGCCGTTCAAGCTGCTGCATGGCGGCGCTTCCGTCTTGCTGGCCGAAACCTTGGGCAGCATGGCCGCGAATGCCTGCCTCGATAATCGCCGGCATGTCAGCGTGGGGCAGGAAATCAACGCCAACCACGTGCGTGGCGTGCGCGGCGGCCTCGTGACGGGGCGCGCCACGCCGATACACCGGGGCCGCAGCAGCCAGGTCTGGGAAATTCGCATCGTCGATGACGGCGGAAAACTGTGCTGCATTTCGCGCATCACCATGGCCGTCATCGACGCTCCTTGA
- a CDS encoding methyl-accepting chemotaxis protein: MMSFNRLTIGARLSAGFGLLVVLMLVLAAFALLRMGAISGAMDAQEKVQLEKLDPLYVAREALDQTGMAARNAYIFHDQAAAEKELAILDSQKALYLEALARLAPKFAGDAQFEKVSTGLKTMAQELQRPRQFRATGQMEQYGTFLVDECSPLRRQIVADIDAVLKNVQRESEQASVAARAIYGQSLRWIGVLAALSVLICIAVATVITRGLLGQLGGEPAYAASIAGRIALGELAIDVHTRDGDDSSLLFAIKTMRDNLAAIVGKVRLGTESIATASTEIASGNRDLSQRTEQQAGSLEEVASSMEELISTVRQNADNAQQANHLAREASKVSEQGGKAVAEVVHTMGLINASSNKIVDIIGVIDSIAFQTNILALNAAVEAARAGEQGRGFAVVATEVRSLAQRSAAAAREIKTLIDDSVSKVGTGTLLVEQAGATMHEVVAGIGRVTGIMAEISHATQEQGAGIEQVNRAIVDMDRVTQQNAALVEQAAAAAHELQQQAAQLEQEVGIFKLAQPASGPLRLAA; encoded by the coding sequence ATGATGTCATTCAATCGTTTGACGATAGGCGCGCGCCTGAGCGCAGGCTTCGGGCTGCTGGTGGTACTCATGCTGGTGCTGGCCGCCTTCGCGCTGCTGCGCATGGGTGCCATCTCCGGCGCCATGGATGCGCAAGAAAAAGTTCAACTGGAAAAACTCGACCCGCTGTACGTGGCGCGCGAAGCGCTCGATCAGACCGGCATGGCCGCCCGCAACGCGTATATCTTCCACGACCAGGCCGCCGCTGAAAAAGAGCTGGCCATCCTCGACAGCCAGAAGGCGCTGTACCTGGAAGCGCTGGCCCGGCTGGCGCCAAAGTTTGCCGGCGATGCCCAGTTCGAGAAAGTCAGCACGGGCCTGAAAACCATGGCGCAGGAACTGCAGCGTCCGCGCCAGTTCCGTGCCACGGGGCAGATGGAGCAGTACGGCACCTTCCTCGTCGACGAGTGCAGCCCGTTGCGGCGCCAGATCGTCGCCGACATCGATGCTGTCCTGAAAAACGTGCAGCGCGAATCGGAGCAGGCCAGCGTGGCCGCGCGCGCCATCTACGGCCAGTCGCTGCGCTGGATCGGCGTGCTGGCCGCGCTCAGCGTGCTCATTTGCATTGCGGTCGCCACCGTCATCACGCGGGGATTGCTGGGCCAGCTGGGCGGCGAACCCGCGTATGCGGCCTCGATTGCCGGCCGCATCGCGCTCGGTGAACTGGCCATCGACGTGCACACGCGCGATGGCGACGACAGCAGTTTATTGTTCGCCATCAAAACCATGCGCGATAACCTGGCTGCCATCGTCGGCAAGGTGCGCCTCGGTACGGAAAGCATCGCCACGGCCTCTACCGAGATCGCTTCGGGCAACCGCGACCTGTCGCAACGCACGGAGCAGCAGGCCGGTTCGCTGGAAGAAGTGGCCTCGTCGATGGAAGAACTGATCTCCACCGTGCGCCAGAATGCGGACAACGCGCAGCAGGCGAATCATTTGGCGCGTGAAGCGTCGAAGGTGTCGGAGCAGGGCGGCAAGGCCGTAGCCGAAGTGGTGCATACCATGGGCCTGATCAATGCCTCGTCGAACAAGATCGTCGACATCATCGGCGTGATCGACAGCATCGCCTTCCAGACCAACATCCTGGCCTTGAACGCGGCCGTGGAGGCGGCGCGCGCCGGTGAGCAGGGGCGCGGCTTTGCCGTGGTCGCCACCGAGGTGCGCAGCCTGGCACAGCGTTCCGCCGCCGCCGCGCGCGAAATCAAGACCCTGATCGACGATTCCGTCAGCAAGGTGGGCACGGGCACGCTGCTCGTCGAGCAGGCGGGCGCCACCATGCATGAGGTGGTGGCCGGCATCGGCAGGGTGACGGGCATCATGGCCGAGATCAGCCACGCCACGCAGGAGCAGGGCGCCGGCATCGAGCAAGTCAACCGCGCCATCGTCGACATGGACCGCGTGACCCAGCAAAACGCGGCCCTGGTGGAACAGGCGGCCGCCGCCGCGCACGAACTGCAGCAGCAGGCGGCGCAGCTGGAACAGGAAGTGGGGATTTTCAAACTGGCCCAGCCGGCCAGCGGTCCTCTGCGCCTGGCGGCCTGA
- a CDS encoding CPBP family intramembrane metalloprotease, producing the protein MQVRSSHDLSSPDDEQAAPPVLRLALAGLGWGLLTCMLCFAILFLTKWLLPPAYWGAHTGLAKFKHEMSLPLLVFWVVIYSPILETFLGQLLPLEILKRLGASRQLSIFIGALLWAIVHFISGGLLHAIVALGSGAMFSFVYLRYRAPGVAVAYATTTFSRACNNIAVLVAVFYGLDT; encoded by the coding sequence ATGCAAGTGCGCAGCAGCCACGATCTATCCAGCCCGGACGACGAGCAAGCGGCGCCGCCCGTGCTGCGACTGGCCCTTGCCGGCCTCGGTTGGGGCTTGCTCACCTGCATGCTGTGCTTTGCCATCCTGTTCCTCACCAAATGGCTGCTGCCGCCCGCCTACTGGGGCGCGCACACGGGCCTGGCCAAGTTCAAGCACGAAATGTCGCTGCCCCTGCTGGTGTTCTGGGTCGTCATCTATTCTCCCATCCTGGAAACCTTCCTCGGCCAGCTGCTGCCGCTGGAAATCCTCAAGCGCCTGGGCGCCAGCCGCCAGCTGAGCATTTTCATCGGCGCCCTCCTGTGGGCCATCGTGCATTTCATCAGCGGCGGCTTGCTGCACGCCATCGTCGCGCTGGGCTCGGGCGCCATGTTCAGCTTTGTCTACCTGCGCTACCGTGCTCCCGGCGTGGCTGTTGCCTATGCGACAACGACATTTTCCCGCGCCTGCAATAACATCGCCGTCCTTGTTGCTGTTTTCTACGGCCTGGATACATAG
- a CDS encoding MFS transporter has protein sequence MPSSSPLSLPLQVLAACLTGLLIPLCFTGPAVALPALGAELHGSAAALNWVINAYILSYGSAMMVAGSLTDVLGRRRVWLAGLALFCVATLAIAHAPSVAWIAALRFVQGLGGAAAFAAAMSSLAPLFHGAARSRVMSVLGTTFGLGLAFGPLAAGAMLALARWPAIFYATAALGAIGMLLVWGSVPADPPRGNSRLDWLGALSFSAALALLTLGMLLVPENGWRSGAVLLSVAASMLLFLAFGAIERRTAQPLLDLSLFRQRRFIAVQVLAASPAFLFIVLIVMLPGRFIGIDSMSALAAGRLMIALAAPLLLVPMLAALLLRWVKAGSVCAAGLLLAAAGLAWLAQVLGGGDAGTLAGPLLLIGAGIGLPWGLMDGMALNVVETERAGMATGIFNTVRISADGLALALAGAMLAGLIGTGLARQLPAGLPVLAAASRAALGDIAQATQLLGGHETLLRASYDAAFRLLLNGLAWLAVALAALVPYLLRNKEGVYVSRP, from the coding sequence ATGCCCTCTTCCTCACCACTGTCACTCCCCCTGCAAGTACTGGCCGCCTGCCTGACAGGCTTGCTGATACCCCTGTGTTTTACGGGCCCCGCCGTGGCGCTGCCCGCCCTCGGCGCCGAACTGCACGGCAGCGCCGCCGCGCTGAACTGGGTCATCAATGCGTATATCCTCAGCTACGGCAGCGCCATGATGGTGGCGGGCAGCCTGACGGACGTGCTGGGACGGCGCCGCGTCTGGCTGGCGGGGCTGGCGCTGTTTTGCGTGGCGACCCTGGCCATTGCCCACGCGCCCTCCGTGGCATGGATCGCCGCGCTGCGCTTCGTGCAGGGCCTCGGTGGCGCGGCCGCATTCGCCGCCGCCATGTCGTCGCTGGCGCCGCTGTTCCACGGCGCGGCGCGCAGCCGCGTGATGAGCGTGCTGGGCACGACGTTCGGCCTGGGCCTGGCCTTCGGTCCGCTGGCGGCCGGCGCCATGCTGGCGCTGGCCCGCTGGCCCGCCATTTTTTACGCCACGGCCGCGCTGGGCGCCATCGGCATGCTGCTGGTCTGGGGCAGCGTGCCGGCCGATCCGCCGCGCGGCAATAGCCGGCTGGACTGGCTTGGCGCCCTCAGCTTCAGCGCCGCGCTGGCCCTGTTGACCCTGGGCATGCTGCTGGTGCCCGAAAACGGCTGGCGCAGCGGGGCCGTGCTGCTGTCCGTCGCCGCGTCCATGCTGCTGTTCCTCGCCTTTGGCGCGATCGAGCGCCGGACGGCGCAGCCCCTGCTCGATTTATCGCTGTTCCGCCAGCGCCGCTTTATCGCGGTGCAAGTGCTGGCCGCCTCGCCCGCCTTCCTGTTCATCGTGCTGATCGTCATGCTGCCGGGGCGCTTCATCGGCATCGACAGCATGTCCGCGCTGGCGGCGGGCCGTTTGATGATCGCCCTGGCCGCGCCGCTGCTGCTCGTGCCCATGCTGGCGGCGCTGCTGTTGCGCTGGGTCAAGGCCGGCAGCGTGTGCGCGGCGGGTTTGCTGCTGGCAGCGGCGGGCCTGGCCTGGCTGGCGCAGGTGCTCGGTGGCGGTGACGCTGGCACTTTGGCCGGCCCCCTGCTGCTGATCGGCGCGGGCATCGGCTTGCCGTGGGGCTTGATGGATGGCATGGCCCTGAACGTGGTGGAAACAGAGCGGGCCGGCATGGCGACGGGCATCTTCAATACGGTGCGCATCAGCGCCGATGGGCTGGCGCTGGCCCTGGCGGGTGCCATGCTGGCCGGCCTGATCGGCACAGGCCTGGCGCGCCAGCTGCCCGCCGGTCTGCCCGTGCTGGCGGCCGCCAGCCGCGCCGCGCTCGGCGATATCGCGCAAGCGACACAGCTGCTGGGCGGCCACGAAACGCTGCTGCGCGCCAGTTATGACGCCGCTTTCCGCCTGCTACTGAACGGCCTGGCTTGGCTGGCCGTGGCGCTGGCGGCGCTGGTGCCGTATTTGCTCAGGAATAAAGAAGGCGTCTATGTATCCAGGCCGTAG
- a CDS encoding VOC family protein, whose amino-acid sequence MHSVQKITPCLWFNGNAEAAARFYTEIFPNSRIGQILRYGEEGKEIHGQEPGSVLTVAFELDGQTFTGLNGGPLFQFSEAISFQVNCETQDEVDHYWKQLSQGGPPEAQQCSWLKDQFGVSWQIVPTLMMRLLTDPDPVKAGRVMKAMMGMKKIDIDEIKRAYAG is encoded by the coding sequence ATGCATAGCGTACAAAAGATTACCCCATGTTTATGGTTCAACGGCAACGCCGAGGCGGCGGCCCGGTTTTATACGGAAATTTTTCCCAATTCCAGGATCGGCCAGATCCTGCGCTATGGCGAGGAGGGCAAGGAAATCCACGGCCAGGAGCCGGGCAGCGTGCTGACGGTGGCCTTCGAACTCGATGGCCAGACTTTCACGGGTTTGAATGGCGGCCCTTTGTTCCAGTTTTCCGAGGCGATCTCGTTTCAGGTCAATTGTGAAACCCAGGACGAGGTCGACCACTACTGGAAGCAGCTGTCTCAGGGCGGTCCCCCGGAAGCGCAGCAGTGCAGCTGGCTCAAGGACCAGTTCGGCGTGTCCTGGCAAATCGTGCCCACCCTCATGATGCGCCTGCTGACGGACCCCGACCCCGTCAAGGCCGGGCGCGTGATGAAAGCCATGATGGGCATGAAGAAAATCGACATTGACGAGATCAAGCGGGCGTACGCCGGTTAG
- the purT gene encoding formate-dependent phosphoribosylglycinamide formyltransferase: MTTSTITSSTIAPRTFGTPLSSTAIKVMLLGSGELGKEVIISLQRLGVEVIAVDRYPNAPGHPVAHRSHVIDMSDGVALAALIDLEKPDLIVPEIEAIATETLAALEAAGQITCIPNARAAVLTMNREGIRTLAAETLGVATSPYRFASSLQELQLACQEIGFPCVVKPVMSSSGKGQSKLDGAADVDAAWAYAASGSRVDTGRVIVEGFIDFDYEITLLTVRAVGASGQIETQFCEPIGHLQVHGDYVESWQPARMAPLALERSREIARKVTDNLGGLGLFGVELFVKDDMVWFSEVSPRPHDTGMVTMASQVQSEFELHAKAILGLPVNVALRSPGASAVIYGQLEAKGIAFEGVADALSVPGADLRLFGKPESFARRRMGVALATADDIDTARARAVLAASKVKPVAK, translated from the coding sequence ATGACCACTAGCACCATCACCAGCAGCACTATCGCGCCACGTACCTTCGGCACACCGCTGTCTTCCACCGCCATCAAAGTCATGCTGCTGGGCTCCGGCGAACTGGGCAAGGAAGTGATCATTTCGCTGCAGCGCCTGGGCGTGGAAGTGATTGCCGTCGACCGCTATCCGAACGCGCCGGGCCACCCGGTGGCGCACCGCTCGCATGTGATCGACATGAGCGACGGCGTGGCCCTGGCCGCGTTGATCGACCTGGAAAAGCCGGATCTGATCGTGCCGGAAATCGAAGCCATCGCCACCGAGACCCTGGCGGCGCTGGAAGCGGCCGGGCAGATCACCTGCATCCCGAACGCGCGCGCGGCCGTGCTGACGATGAACCGCGAAGGCATCCGTACCCTAGCGGCCGAAACGCTCGGCGTGGCCACCTCGCCATACCGCTTCGCCAGCAGCCTGCAGGAGCTGCAGCTGGCGTGCCAGGAAATCGGCTTTCCATGCGTGGTAAAACCCGTGATGTCGTCGTCGGGCAAGGGCCAGTCCAAGCTCGATGGCGCAGCTGACGTGGACGCGGCGTGGGCGTATGCGGCCAGCGGCAGCCGGGTCGACACGGGCCGCGTGATCGTCGAGGGCTTCATCGATTTCGATTATGAAATCACCCTGCTGACGGTGCGTGCTGTCGGCGCGTCGGGACAGATCGAGACGCAGTTTTGCGAGCCGATCGGCCACTTGCAGGTGCACGGCGACTATGTGGAATCGTGGCAGCCGGCCCGCATGGCGCCGCTGGCCCTCGAGCGTTCGCGCGAGATCGCGCGCAAGGTGACCGATAACCTGGGCGGCCTGGGGCTGTTCGGCGTGGAGCTGTTCGTCAAGGACGACATGGTGTGGTTCTCGGAAGTGAGCCCGCGTCCGCACGACACGGGCATGGTCACCATGGCCAGCCAGGTGCAGAGCGAATTCGAGCTGCACGCGAAAGCCATCCTGGGCTTGCCCGTCAACGTGGCGCTGCGTTCGCCCGGCGCCTCGGCCGTCATCTACGGCCAACTGGAAGCGAAAGGCATCGCCTTCGAAGGCGTGGCCGACGCCTTGAGCGTGCCGGGCGCGGACCTGCGCCTGTTCGGCAAGCCGGAATCGTTCGCCCGCCGCCGCATGGGTGTGGCCCTGGCCACGGCCGACGATATCGACACGGCCCGCGCGCGCGCCGTGCTGGCCGCGTCGAAGGTCAAGCCGGTGGCGAAATAG
- a CDS encoding DUF6678 family protein has translation MADASLPLADAGGDDIKRKLRGHIARRNLAGAANDCKWNELLAFMRGRTDWVPSYRYGSVSGYVSRWDTEWDYHPPFPFMGVEWFDIGLTSEEHVAMLLPKKIIDHGVWIVPELERIGFDFEVRERVARIWGYLPRNYHDFPPAD, from the coding sequence GTGGCGGACGCCAGCCTGCCGCTGGCCGACGCCGGCGGCGACGACATCAAGCGCAAGCTGCGCGGCCACATCGCGCGGCGCAACCTGGCCGGCGCCGCCAACGACTGCAAGTGGAACGAGCTGCTGGCCTTCATGCGCGGGCGGACTGACTGGGTGCCGTCGTACCGCTACGGTTCCGTGTCCGGTTACGTCTCGCGCTGGGATACGGAATGGGACTACCACCCGCCGTTCCCCTTCATGGGCGTGGAATGGTTCGACATCGGCCTGACCTCGGAAGAACACGTGGCCATGCTGCTGCCAAAGAAAATCATCGACCATGGGGTGTGGATCGTGCCCGAACTGGAACGCATCGGCTTCGATTTCGAGGTGCGTGAGCGGGTAGCGCGCATCTGGGGCTATCTGCCCCGCAATTATCATGACTTCCCTCCCGCTGATTAA
- a CDS encoding ABC transporter permease, with amino-acid sequence MKHLILACALAACCAGAGAADCPPYVKGTTGGDYTNAEDRKDLSVVEQFHFSRAVETLTQGMTGSLGGDISYTLEHFPNHHRALASMAKLGLRLKSAQPHGARYTVSCYFERAIAFAPHDVTARMVYGSYLLATGQDAMALEQLDAASRLAPEQATIQYNLGLMYVKKKEYEKASAHAQKAYALGFPLPGLKNKLKAAGKWKEPAPVPVPVPAAAVTPAAEPVPPDETPAGEE; translated from the coding sequence ATGAAACACCTGATACTTGCCTGCGCCCTGGCAGCCTGCTGCGCCGGCGCCGGCGCCGCCGACTGCCCGCCCTACGTCAAGGGCACCACGGGCGGCGACTACACGAACGCGGAAGACCGCAAGGACCTGTCCGTGGTCGAACAATTCCATTTTTCGCGCGCCGTGGAAACGCTCACGCAAGGCATGACGGGCAGCCTGGGCGGCGACATCAGCTACACCCTGGAACACTTCCCGAACCACCACCGGGCGCTGGCCTCGATGGCCAAGCTGGGCTTGCGCCTGAAAAGCGCGCAGCCACATGGCGCACGCTACACCGTCAGCTGCTACTTCGAACGGGCGATCGCCTTCGCGCCGCACGACGTGACGGCGCGCATGGTGTATGGCAGCTACCTGCTGGCCACGGGCCAGGATGCCATGGCGCTGGAACAGCTGGACGCGGCCAGCCGCCTGGCGCCCGAGCAGGCCACCATCCAGTACAACCTGGGCTTGATGTATGTGAAAAAGAAGGAATACGAGAAGGCCAGCGCGCACGCGCAAAAAGCCTATGCGCTGGGTTTTCCCCTGCCGGGGCTGAAGAACAAGCTGAAGGCGGCGGGCAAGTGGAAAGAACCGGCGCCGGTACCGGTACCGGTACCGGCCGCGGCCGTTACGCCCGCCGCCGAACCGGTGCCACCGGACGAAACGCCCGCTGGCGAAGAATGA
- a CDS encoding glycosyltransferase, with the protein MVALTPNAARPNAARPKRVLMVAYHFPPLAGGSGILRTLGFARHLPDCGWQPLVLSPSPAAYAQKGVSQLAQIGERATVRRTLALDAARHFSIGGRYPRCLALPDRWSSWWLSAVPAGLRMIREYRPDAIWSTYPIATAHLIALTLQKLSGLPWIADQRDPMLDDSDPLAPYPSEVRLHRMHAWIEQRIAARSAAIVCTTPGAIDAHRRRLAQVGRERFCLIENGYDEDGHDGSPARTGHRSRFLLLHSGVIYPSERDPQALFEALAKLRHDGVLHARNFQLVLRATGHDAWLACLLAKYGILDLVRLEPLQPHGAALQEMLAADGLLLLQAANCNAQIPAKLYEYLRCRRPILALTDLAGDSAAKLRHSGIDTIGQLASSADCARALLRFLELARQGRAPLASPAAIALQSRQARSNALADLLDQVSHRRTA; encoded by the coding sequence ATGGTAGCGCTCACGCCGAACGCGGCCCGACCGAACGCGGCCCGACCAAAACGGGTGCTGATGGTCGCCTACCATTTTCCGCCGCTCGCCGGCGGCAGCGGCATCCTGCGCACCCTGGGCTTCGCGCGCCATTTGCCCGACTGCGGCTGGCAGCCGCTGGTGCTCAGTCCCAGCCCTGCCGCGTATGCGCAGAAAGGCGTGTCCCAGCTGGCGCAGATCGGGGAGCGCGCCACCGTGCGGCGCACCCTGGCGCTGGACGCGGCGCGCCATTTCTCCATCGGTGGGCGCTATCCGCGCTGCCTGGCCCTGCCCGACCGCTGGAGTTCCTGGTGGCTGAGCGCCGTGCCGGCCGGCCTGCGCATGATCCGCGAATACCGCCCCGATGCCATCTGGTCGACGTACCCGATCGCCACGGCGCACCTGATCGCGCTGACCCTGCAAAAACTCAGCGGCCTGCCTTGGATCGCCGACCAGCGCGACCCCATGCTCGATGACAGCGACCCGCTGGCGCCGTATCCGTCCGAAGTGCGTTTGCACCGCATGCATGCGTGGATAGAACAGCGCATTGCGGCACGCAGCGCGGCCATCGTCTGCACCACGCCGGGCGCCATCGATGCGCACCGGAGGCGCCTGGCGCAGGTGGGGCGCGAGCGCTTCTGCCTGATCGAGAACGGCTACGACGAAGACGGCCATGACGGCAGCCCTGCGCGCACGGGCCACCGCAGCCGCTTCCTGCTGCTGCACAGCGGCGTGATCTACCCGTCCGAGCGCGATCCGCAAGCGCTGTTCGAGGCGCTGGCCAAGCTGCGTCACGACGGCGTACTGCATGCGCGCAATTTCCAGCTGGTGCTGCGCGCCACGGGCCACGACGCATGGCTGGCCTGCCTGCTGGCGAAATACGGCATCCTCGATCTGGTGCGCCTGGAGCCGCTGCAGCCGCACGGCGCGGCGCTGCAGGAAATGCTGGCCGCTGACGGCTTGCTGCTGCTGCAGGCGGCCAACTGCAATGCGCAGATTCCCGCCAAGCTGTATGAATACCTGCGCTGCCGCCGGCCCATCCTGGCGCTGACCGACCTGGCGGGCGACAGCGCGGCCAAGCTGCGCCACAGCGGCATCGACACCATCGGCCAGCTGGCGTCCAGCGCCGACTGCGCGCGCGCGCTGTTGCGCTTCCTGGAACTGGCGCGCCAGGGCCGCGCGCCGCTGGCCAGTCCCGCCGCCATCGCCCTGCAATCGCGGCAAGCCCGCAGCAACGCCCTGGCCGACTTGCTGGACCAGGTCAGCCACAGGAGAACAGCATGA